In a single window of the Gigantopelta aegis isolate Gae_Host unplaced genomic scaffold, Gae_host_genome ctg1598_pilon_pilon:::debris, whole genome shotgun sequence genome:
- the LOC121391074 gene encoding transcriptional activator protein Pur-beta-like, which yields MASPGRSWRGRRGQYRGGLPRRGPPRGPPPRDREMPAPPDDLDSRELEAEGKKIVIEVKSNEQGRFFKIIERQSQGPGRGRVIFSVETGQTFRPILDSLVAEHERLGPSDENASSERLKTENFSQGRRRFYVDLRQNPRGRFLKLTQLTPGGRTFVAIPGDGLLKFQEMFCQLLDEFGSSDYSPPGSPQEQLPSSREVRAGSKSFFFDVERNDRGVYVRLTEVLRNYGRRTHINVPHSCWSRMSEVFSQLNQEIPYDAGSASGSGSEDN from the exons ATGGCGAGCCCTGGACGATCTTGGCGAGGCAGACGAGGCCAATATCGAGGTGGACTACCTAGACGGGGACCACCTCGCGGACCACCGCCGCGAGACCGAGAAATGCCAGCACCCCCAG ATGATTTAGATAGTCGTGAATTAGAGGCTGAAGGAAAGAAGATTGTAattgaagtaaaatctaatgaacAAGGAAGATTTTTTAAGATTATTGAG cgtCAGTCTCAAGGACCAGGTCGTGGTCGTGTTATTTTTTCTGTGGAGACTGGTCAAACTTTCCGACCCATACTTGATTCATTGGTAGCTGAACATGAAAGATTAGGTCCAAGTGATGAAAATGCTTCCTCTGAGCGACTGAAAAC TGAAAATTTTTCTCAAGGTCGTCGCCGCTTTTATGTTGATCTCCGTCAGAACCCTCGTGGTCGGTTCCTTAAGCTGACCCAGCTTACACCTGGTGGTAGGACCTTTGTAGCCATCCCTGGAGATGGCCTGTTGAAGTTCCAGGAAATGTTTTGTCAGCTACTGGATGAGTTTGGATCTTCAGATTACAGTCCTCCAG GTTCTCCTCAAGAGCAGTTACCTTCTTCCAGAGAAGTTCGTGCTGGAAGCAAGAGTTTCTTCTTTGATGTGGAACGTAACGATCGTGGAGTATATGTCCGTCTGACAGAG GTACTTCGTAATTATGGTCGTCGTACTCACATCAATGTTCCACATTCCTGTTGGTCCAGAATGTCTGAAGTCTTCTCCCAACTCAACCAAGAAATACCCTACGATGCTGGCAGTGCTAGTGGGAGTGGCTCCGAAGACAATTAA